A genomic window from Brassica oleracea var. oleracea cultivar TO1000 unplaced genomic scaffold, BOL UnpScaffold00955, whole genome shotgun sequence includes:
- the LOC106320544 gene encoding uncharacterized protein LOC106320544, which translates to MIEDQTQIRESSYCHQCHKKRSDIVGNCVTKRPNTTCMVKYCRSCLWNRYKEIPEDVASKEDWLCYRCRGICDCSKCLKEQGKKPTGFLRENGSSSDAVKNPKNAKRQLKLNDSSEGYNEENPAAGKRTKPILKKKEKSQLEEVKLPQGIESITVFGIDLPSENAGRVLQFLEFCSKFGKALGLRGGEPQLVVSEIVSGRNTRSQEHSTLTQMIIQLLTLILVDTGDKSVGLSASDDRWFNVLGDCLAQSEVKLDDFPPQMFQKGISEYEEMGSSQRLKLLNFLCDETLSTTVLRDCFANPESVEKKKEAKEKLNAAKANEQKIYQKLEDELSKAQAENNGVELTIKQRLAIVSQMEAESELVFAGMQNALKMQKVQEYDDVLRTSPVELDDSGLTLWKLKSYNKEPNILLQDLGSWSDVCPHERWFAFSPEQKPQVEKYSACKKKERLLKNWKGNTALESS; encoded by the exons ATGATCGAAGATCAAACCCAGATTAGGGAATCGTCGTATTGCCACCAg TGTCATAAAAAGAGATCGGATATTGTCGGAAATTGTGTGACAAAGAGGCCAAACACGACATGTATGGTGAAGTATTGTCGTAGTTGCCTATGGAACAG GTACAAAGAGATCCCAGAGGATGTTGCATCGAAAGAAGACTGGCTTTGTTACAGATGCAGGGGAATTTGCGATTGTAGTAAATGCCT aaAGGAACAAGGTAAGAAGCCGACTGGGTTTCTTAGAGAAAATGGTTCCAGCTCCGATGCCGTTAAAAATCCCAAAAATGCTAAACGCCAGCTGAAGTTGAATGATTCAAGTGAAGGCTACAACGAGGAGAATCCTGCAGCCggaaaaagaacaaaacccattctcaagaagaaagaaaagtctCAGCTTGAGGAGGTTAAGCTACCTCAGGGCATCGAGTCAATCACTGTCTTCGGCATTGACTTGCCCTCTGAAAATGCTGGAAGAGTTCTTCAGTTTTTGGAGTTCTGTTCGAAATTTGGAAAG GCTCTTGGCTTAAGAGGAGGGGAACCTCAACTTGTTGTGAGTGAGATTGTGTCCGGAAGAAACACAAGGAGCCAAGAGCATTCTACCCTCACCCAAATGATAATCCAATTATTGACTCTTATATTGGTAGACACAGGAGACAA ATCAGTTGGCCTGAGTGCATCAGATGATAGGTGGTTCAATGTTCTTGGAGACTGTCTTGCCCAATCCGAAGTTAAGCTTGATGACTTCCCTCCTCAGATGTTTCAAAAAGGCATTTCTGAGTATGAGGAGATGGGTTCATCGCAAAGGCTGAAACTTTTGAATTTCTTGTGCGATGAAACGCTTAGCACAAC GGTGCTGAGGGATTGCTTTGCTAATCCTGAATCtgttgaaaagaaaaaggaagcaAAAGAAAAGTTGAATGCAGCAAAAGCTAAC GAGCAAAAAATATATCAGAAGTTAGAAGATGAGTTATCCAAAGCTCAAGCAGAGAATAATGGGGTTGAGTTGACAATTAAACAACGGCTTGCAATTGTATCACAAATGGAAGCTGAATCTGAACTAGTCTTTGCCGGAATGCAAAACGCGTTAAAAATGCAAA AAGTTCaagaatatgatgatgttcTTAGAACCAGCCCGGTCGAATTGGATGACAGTGGTCTTACTCTCTGGAAATTGAAGTCGTACAACAAAGAACCAAACATTTTACTTCAAG ATTTAGGAAGCTGGAGTGACGTATGTCCTCATGAAAGGTGGTTTGCGTTTAGCCCTGAGCAAAAACCACAAGTAGAGAAGTACAGTGCTTGCAAAAAG AAAGAAAGGCTTCTCAAAAATTGGAAGGGAAATACTGCTCTCGAGTCTTCGTGA
- the LOC106320541 gene encoding uncharacterized hydrolase YugF isoform X2: protein MRALTWTGLSPPPPAMVARMTMTSKMVALRRMNLRKGRVSVRATASSSAAVSSGGVVEAVELAEIGEKSKKWKWKGEYSINYFVKSSPEEVTPASQTVLLVHGFGASIPHWRRNINALSKHHTVYAIDLLGFGASEKPPGFSYTMESWAELILNFLEEVVQKPTVLIGNSVGSLACVIAASESQRDLVRGLVLLNCAGGMNNKAVFDDWRIKLLMPLLLLIDFLLKQRGIASALFNRVKDRENLKNILTNVYGNKDNVDDTLVEVIAGPANSEGALDAFVSILTGPPGPNPVTLIPEITKPVLVLWGDQDGLTPLDGPVGKYFTSLPGQLPNFNLYVLEGVGHCPQDDRPDLVHERLLPWLAQLSST, encoded by the exons ATGAGAGCCCTGACATGGACAGGATTATCTCCGCCGCCGCCGGCTATGGTGGCGCGAATGACGATGACTTCGAAGATGGTTGCCTTACGACGGATGAACCTCCGAAAAGGTCGTGTCAGTGTTAGAGCCACGGCGTCGTCTAGCGCGGCTGTTTCAAGCGGAGGAGTAGTGGAAGCGGTGGAGTTGGCTGAGATAGGAGAAAAGAGTAAGAAGTGGAAGTGGAAGGGAGAATACTCAATCAATTACTTTGTCAAGAGTTCGCCGGAGGAAGTAACTCCGGCGAGTCAGACTGTTCTCTTAGTTCACGGCTTTGGCGCCTCTATTCCTCACTGGCGAAG GAATATAAATGCTCTGTCTAAACACCATACAGTGTATGCCATTGATCTTCTTGGGTTTGGTGCTTCAGAGAAGCCACCTGGTTTTAGCTACACTATGGAGTCATGGGCTGAA tTGATACTCAACTTCTTAGAGGAAGTGGTTCAGAAACCGACAGTTTTGATTGGTAACTCTGTTGGAAGCCTTGCTTGCGTTATAGCTGCTTCAG AATCGCAGCGAGATCTTGTTAGAGGTCTTGTTCTGTTGAATTGTGCTGGTGGTATGAACAACAAAGCGGTGTTTGACGACTGGAGAATCAAGCTGCTGATGCCATTGCTCTTGCTTATTGACTTCTTACTCAAGCAAAGAGGAATTGCTTCTGCTCTCTTCAACCGTGTTAAAGACAG GGAGAATCTCAAGAACATCTTGACAAATGTATATGGCAACAAAGACAATGTAGATGATACCCTAGTAGAG GTTATCGCTGGACCAGCAAACAGCGAAGGTGCGCTAGATGCATTTGTTTCCATATTAACGGGTCCACCTGGACCAAACCCGGTTACGCTGATTCCTGAAATAACCAAACCGGTTCTTGTCTTATGGGGAGACCAAGATGGATTAACTCCTCTCGACGGTCCTGTAGGTAAGTACTTCACGTCCCTTCCGGGTCAGTTACCTAACTTCAACCTATATGTTCTAGAAGGTGTTGGACATTGCCCACAAGATGATCGTCCGGATCTTGTCCATGAGCGTCTCCTTCCATGGCTGGCTCAGCTTTCTTCCACATAG
- the LOC106320541 gene encoding uncharacterized hydrolase YugF isoform X1, translated as MRALTWTGLSPPPPAMVARMTMTSKMVALRRMNLRKGRVSVRATASSSAAVSSGGVVEAVELAEIGEKSKKWKWKGEYSINYFVKSSPEEVTPASQTVLLVHGFGASIPHWRRNINALSKHHTVYAIDLLGFGASEKPPGFSYTMESWAELILNFLEEVVQKPTVLIGNSVGSLACVIAASEESQRDLVRGLVLLNCAGGMNNKAVFDDWRIKLLMPLLLLIDFLLKQRGIASALFNRVKDRENLKNILTNVYGNKDNVDDTLVEVIAGPANSEGALDAFVSILTGPPGPNPVTLIPEITKPVLVLWGDQDGLTPLDGPVGKYFTSLPGQLPNFNLYVLEGVGHCPQDDRPDLVHERLLPWLAQLSST; from the exons ATGAGAGCCCTGACATGGACAGGATTATCTCCGCCGCCGCCGGCTATGGTGGCGCGAATGACGATGACTTCGAAGATGGTTGCCTTACGACGGATGAACCTCCGAAAAGGTCGTGTCAGTGTTAGAGCCACGGCGTCGTCTAGCGCGGCTGTTTCAAGCGGAGGAGTAGTGGAAGCGGTGGAGTTGGCTGAGATAGGAGAAAAGAGTAAGAAGTGGAAGTGGAAGGGAGAATACTCAATCAATTACTTTGTCAAGAGTTCGCCGGAGGAAGTAACTCCGGCGAGTCAGACTGTTCTCTTAGTTCACGGCTTTGGCGCCTCTATTCCTCACTGGCGAAG GAATATAAATGCTCTGTCTAAACACCATACAGTGTATGCCATTGATCTTCTTGGGTTTGGTGCTTCAGAGAAGCCACCTGGTTTTAGCTACACTATGGAGTCATGGGCTGAA tTGATACTCAACTTCTTAGAGGAAGTGGTTCAGAAACCGACAGTTTTGATTGGTAACTCTGTTGGAAGCCTTGCTTGCGTTATAGCTGCTTCAG AAGAATCGCAGCGAGATCTTGTTAGAGGTCTTGTTCTGTTGAATTGTGCTGGTGGTATGAACAACAAAGCGGTGTTTGACGACTGGAGAATCAAGCTGCTGATGCCATTGCTCTTGCTTATTGACTTCTTACTCAAGCAAAGAGGAATTGCTTCTGCTCTCTTCAACCGTGTTAAAGACAG GGAGAATCTCAAGAACATCTTGACAAATGTATATGGCAACAAAGACAATGTAGATGATACCCTAGTAGAG GTTATCGCTGGACCAGCAAACAGCGAAGGTGCGCTAGATGCATTTGTTTCCATATTAACGGGTCCACCTGGACCAAACCCGGTTACGCTGATTCCTGAAATAACCAAACCGGTTCTTGTCTTATGGGGAGACCAAGATGGATTAACTCCTCTCGACGGTCCTGTAGGTAAGTACTTCACGTCCCTTCCGGGTCAGTTACCTAACTTCAACCTATATGTTCTAGAAGGTGTTGGACATTGCCCACAAGATGATCGTCCGGATCTTGTCCATGAGCGTCTCCTTCCATGGCTGGCTCAGCTTTCTTCCACATAG
- the LOC106320542 gene encoding RHOMBOID-like protein 9, chloroplastic: MASFPLHRELPCKDHVSQHGTSGRQSRGEVLFASDGPRRFPSGRTFPCPALGVLMKAEVTSSITSGLKHRTAALGRDCMRSNPCSRGKLCLVRASSETKTIKKRLQLLDSYFEKVQSNDEKPSISVGHEINREAELSAEKELESLNIYLEKQQKDAMVKREESSVASKLRKSDIESNNDGEDPLNFYAVSILASINVGVCLFEAAAPVRNNDMGLLSLPLLYGAKINDLIVAGEWWRLVTPMFLHSGIPHVALSSWALLTFGPRVCRDYGLLTFCLICILGGVSGNFMSFLHTPDPTVGGTGPAFALIGAWLVDQSQNKEMIKREEYEDLFQKAIIMTGLGLILSHFGPIDDWTNLGALVAGVVYGFFTCPVFQLGSGSEGIMTVGAEKQNSADPCKSFLIFTIFVAVLVTCVLVLGDGPLTFPTYDDVVYSLI, translated from the exons ATGGCGTCGTTTCCTCTTCATCGTGAACTCCCTTGTAAAGATCATGTTTCTCAGCATGGAACTTCAGGACGACAGAGCAGAGGAGAAGTGTTGTTTGCATCGGATGGTCCAAGACGTTTTCCGTCTGGCAGAACCTTCCCATGTCCGGCTTTGGGCGTGTTGATGAAGGCAGAGGTTACCAGCAGTATCACTAGTGGTCTGAAACATAGAACAGCAGCTCTGGGGAGGGATTGTATGAGATCGAACCCGTGTTCAAGAGGAAAGCTTTGCTTGGTTAGGGCATCATCAGAGACCAAGACTATCAAAAAGAGACTTCAACTGTTGGATTCTTACTTTGAGAAAGTTCAAAGCAACGATGAGAAGCCTTCTATCTCCGTGGGGCATGAAATCAATCGGGAAGCTGAACTCAGTGCAGAGAAGGAATTAGAATCTTTGAACATTTATCttgaaaaacaacaaaaag ATGCGATGGTTAAACGAGAAGAGAGCTCAGTAGCAAGCAAATTGAGAAAGTCTGATATCGAAAGTAATAATGATGGAGAAGATCCATTGAACTTCTATGCTGT GAGCATATTGGCATCCATAAACGTTGGAGTGTGTCTGTTTGAAGCGGCGGCTCCGGTGAGGAACAATGATATGGGACTCTTATCCCTACCGCTGTTATATGGAGCAAAGATAAACGATCTAATCGTGGCTGGCGAATGGTGGAGGCTGGTCACGCCCATGTTTCTG CACTCTGGAATCCCTCATGTAGCCCTTAGCTCATGGGCTCTGCTTACCTTTGGACCAAGAGTCTGCCGTGACTATGGGCTACTCACGTTCTGTCTCATTTGTATTCTGGGAGGAGTCTCTGGTAATTTCATGAGCTTCCTTCATACACCAGATCCTACAGTTGGAGGAACT GGACCAGCATTTGCTTTAATAGGGGCTTGGCTTGTTGACCAATCTCAGAACAAGGAGATGATCAAAAGAGAAGAGTACGAAGACTTGTTTCAGAAGGCCATTATAATGACAGGGCTTGGTCTCATACTAAGCCATTTCGGTCCAATAGATGACTG GACAAATCTTGGAGCACTTGTAGCTGGGGTTGTGTACGGATTCTTCACTTGTCCGGTGTTTCAACTTGGAAGTGGAAGTGAAGGGATTATGACGGTTGGGGCAGAGAAACAGAACAGCGCGGACCCGTGTAAATCGTTTCTGATTTTCACAATCTTTGTCGCGGTTCTTGTGACTTGTGTGCTAGTCCTTGGGGATGGACCATTGACCTTCCCTACGTATGATGATGTTGTCTACTCTCTCATCTAG
- the LOC106320546 gene encoding 14-3-3-like protein GF14 psi: MSSSREENVYMAKLAEQAERYEEMVEFMEKVAKSVDNEELTVEERNLLSVAYKNVIGARRASWRIISSIEQKEESKGNEDHVAIIKDYRAKIEAELSKICDGILNVLEAHLIPSASPAESKVFYLKMKGDYHRYLAEFKAGNERKDAAESTLVAYKSAQDIATAELAPTHPIRLGLALNFSVFYYEILNSPDRACSLAKQAFDEAIAELDTLGEESYKDSTLIMQLLRDNLTLWTSDMTDEAGDEIKETSKPEGAAE; the protein is encoded by the exons ATGTCATCATCACGTGAAGAGAATGTGTACATGGCGAAACTAGCCGAGCAAGCCGAGCGTTACGAAGAAATGGTCGAGTTCATGGAGAAAGTTGCTAAATCTGTTGACAACGAAGAGCTCACTGTTGAAGAGAGGAACCTTCTCTCCGTTGCTTACAAGAACGTGATTGGAGCCAGGAGGGCTTCGTGGAGGATCATCTCTTCCATTGAGCAGAAGGAAGAGAGCAAAGGGAACGAGGATCACGTTGCTATCATCAAGGACTACAGGGCCAAGATCGAAGCTGAGCTTAGCAAAATCTGCGATGGAATCTTGAATGTTCTTGAAGCTCATCTCATTCCATCTGCTTCGCCTGCTGAGTCTAAAGTGTTTTACCTTAAGATGAAGGGAGATTATCACAGGTATCTTGCTGAGTTTAAGGCTGGCAACGAGAGGAAAGATGCTGCTGAAAGCACTTTGGTTGCTTACAAGTCTGCTCAG GACATTGCCACTGCTGAGTTGGCTCCCACTCACCCGATCAGGCTTGGTCTTGCACTCAACTTCTCTGTGTTTTACTATGAGATCCTTAACTCGCCTGACCGTGCCTGCAGCCTCGCCAagcag GCTTTTGATGAAGCAATCGCTGAGTTAGACACGTTGGGTGAGGAATCATACAAGGACAGTACACTGATCATGCAGCTTCTCAGAGACAATCTCACTCTCTGGACTTCGGACATGACA GACGAAGCAGGAGATGAGATAAAGGAGACGTCGAAGCCAGAAGGTGCTGCAGAGTAA